From a region of the Paenibacillus sp. FSL R10-2734 genome:
- the asnS gene encoding asparagine--tRNA ligase, protein MANKSVIKNVNEHVGESVVIGCWVNNKRSSGKIQFLQLRDGTGYIQGVVVKSEVPEEVWDAAKSLTQESSLYVTGIIREEPRSQSGFEMTVTGIEVLHLTENYPITPKEHGVDFLMDHRHLWLRASKQRAVLVIRAEIIRAIQQFFNESGFTKVDPPILTPTSAEGTTNLFHTKYFDEDAYLTQSGQLYMEAAAMALGRVYSFGPTFRAEKSKTRRHLIEFWMIEPEMAFTDHEESLKVQEEFISFVVQSVLKNCRAELEAVGRDISKLENIKAPFPRITYDEAIKFLNDKGFEDIAWGDDFGAPHETAIAEAYDKPVFITHYPASFKAFYMKPDPNRPEVVLCADMIAPEGYGEIIGGSQRIDDPALLEERYKEHNLSMDAYKWYMDLRTYGSVPHSGFGLGLERTVAWICGLDHVRETIPFPRTLYRLYP, encoded by the coding sequence ATGGCTAACAAGAGTGTAATTAAGAACGTGAATGAACATGTTGGAGAGAGTGTTGTTATTGGCTGTTGGGTAAACAACAAGCGCTCCAGTGGTAAAATTCAGTTCCTGCAGCTTCGCGATGGTACAGGTTATATTCAGGGAGTTGTAGTGAAATCAGAAGTGCCTGAAGAGGTATGGGATGCAGCTAAGAGCCTCACACAGGAAAGCTCTTTGTATGTGACCGGAATTATTCGCGAGGAACCTCGCAGTCAATCTGGTTTTGAAATGACTGTAACTGGAATTGAAGTTCTGCATCTTACAGAGAATTATCCGATTACTCCGAAAGAGCATGGCGTAGATTTCTTGATGGATCACCGTCACCTCTGGCTACGTGCCTCGAAGCAACGGGCTGTTCTGGTAATTCGTGCAGAAATTATTCGTGCAATCCAACAGTTCTTCAACGAGAGTGGATTTACAAAGGTGGATCCTCCGATTCTGACGCCAACGTCAGCAGAAGGAACTACTAACTTGTTCCACACTAAGTACTTCGATGAGGACGCCTATTTGACACAAAGTGGACAGTTGTACATGGAAGCTGCGGCAATGGCACTTGGCCGTGTGTATTCCTTTGGACCAACTTTCCGTGCAGAGAAATCGAAGACTCGTCGCCACTTAATCGAGTTCTGGATGATCGAGCCAGAAATGGCCTTTACAGATCACGAAGAAAGCTTGAAGGTTCAGGAAGAGTTTATTAGCTTCGTAGTGCAATCCGTATTGAAGAATTGCCGTGCTGAGCTGGAAGCGGTAGGACGCGATATTTCCAAGCTGGAGAATATCAAAGCACCATTCCCGCGTATTACTTATGACGAGGCGATCAAGTTCTTAAACGATAAAGGCTTTGAGGATATTGCTTGGGGTGATGATTTCGGTGCACCTCATGAAACAGCTATCGCAGAAGCATACGATAAACCTGTATTTATTACTCATTACCCTGCTTCTTTCAAAGCGTTCTACATGAAGCCAGATCCAAATCGTCCGGAGGTTGTACTGTGTGCGGATATGATCGCTCCAGAAGGCTATGGAGAGATTATTGGTGGTTCACAGCGGATCGATGATCCTGCACTGCTTGAAGAGCGTTACAAAGAGCACAATCTTTCGATGGATGCTTACAAATGGTACATGGATCTGCGTACTTACGGATCTGTACCTCACTCTGGTTTTGGACTTGGGCTTGAGCGTACTGTAGCTTGGATCTGTGGTCTTGACCATGTACGTGAAACCATTCCGTTCCCACGTACACTGTATCGTCTCTACCCATAA
- a CDS encoding DnaD domain protein — protein sequence MDGKGWSTWGEGVSFGLENGMAVIPYALLKYYRKLNLSGSEAMLLIHLLSFRQVEGIEFPSLEELQVVTGRSISVLAGELQKLMKEGFISIDGDNDELRDIHYERYNFSGLYGKLGAYLATVVQEHEQDKHVGTNTTSAPRSTSGGGFGGKPPSSPSQLGAEEESRNLFSIFEKEFGRPLSPMECETISSWVDQDRYPEELILLALKESVFAGKVHFRYIDRILLEWARNRVKNAQDVKNYTQKFRNGGR from the coding sequence ATGGACGGCAAAGGATGGAGTACCTGGGGCGAAGGCGTCTCCTTCGGTCTGGAGAACGGAATGGCCGTCATACCTTACGCATTACTGAAGTATTACCGGAAGCTGAATTTAAGCGGAAGTGAAGCCATGCTGCTCATACATCTGCTTTCTTTCAGGCAGGTGGAAGGGATTGAATTCCCTTCTCTTGAGGAGCTTCAGGTCGTAACAGGCCGTAGCATATCTGTACTAGCAGGAGAATTGCAGAAGCTCATGAAGGAAGGTTTTATTAGCATCGATGGCGACAACGATGAGCTAAGAGACATCCATTATGAACGCTACAACTTCTCAGGGTTATACGGAAAGCTAGGTGCTTATCTAGCGACGGTTGTGCAAGAGCATGAGCAAGATAAGCACGTGGGGACCAATACAACTTCGGCACCGCGGTCTACTTCAGGGGGCGGATTCGGCGGAAAGCCCCCCTCATCTCCTTCTCAACTTGGAGCTGAAGAGGAAAGCCGAAATCTGTTCAGTATTTTCGAGAAGGAATTCGGGCGTCCGCTATCTCCAATGGAGTGTGAGACGATATCTAGCTGGGTGGATCAAGACCGGTACCCTGAAGAGCTAATTCTGTTAGCGCTGAAGGAATCTGTATTTGCAGGTAAGGTTCATTTCCGTTATATCGATCGAATATTGCTGGAATGGGCCCGTAACCGGGTCAAGAACGCTCAGGATGTTAAGAACTATACACAAAAATTCCGCAATGGTGGAAGATAG
- a CDS encoding RNA polymerase sigma factor, giving the protein MLIKRICQGDEDAFRQFVNTYSQQIYKITYSVLRDVKMAEDAAQEAFLQMYKSLPDYRYQGLKSWITRIALNKAIDAKRKRDRLRELSVDYELVLSQTASNEEDVLSGVVRRDRMDRLLCEINNLPETHRAIMVAYYLEHKKYDQIAAEQGISLKTVESRLYRARQWIRNHWKEDEWL; this is encoded by the coding sequence GTGTTAATCAAGCGGATTTGCCAAGGAGACGAAGATGCGTTCCGGCAATTTGTAAATACATACAGTCAGCAAATATACAAAATTACTTATTCTGTATTACGCGATGTCAAGATGGCCGAAGATGCTGCCCAGGAAGCTTTTTTACAAATGTACAAATCTCTCCCTGACTACCGTTATCAAGGTTTGAAATCATGGATTACTCGGATCGCCTTAAATAAGGCAATCGATGCCAAACGTAAACGTGATCGACTTAGAGAACTATCCGTTGACTATGAGCTTGTACTGAGCCAGACGGCTTCCAACGAGGAGGATGTGTTGTCAGGAGTTGTACGCCGTGATCGAATGGATCGGCTGCTCTGTGAAATCAATAACCTACCAGAAACTCATCGTGCAATTATGGTGGCTTATTATCTGGAGCATAAAAAATATGATCAGATTGCTGCAGAGCAGGGGATTTCCCTGAAGACGGTAGAGTCCAGATTATATAGGGCGAGACAATGGATTCGAAATCATTGGAAGGAGGACGAATGGCTATGA
- the proC gene encoding pyrroline-5-carboxylate reductase → MCQQPSIPLMNHNIVFHGAGSMAEAIVRGMISRNIVKSDNVIMLNRSSSERLAELRSRYGVIGTNDPEQKTEYLRNSPVIVLAMKPKDAAEALRALGPLLSPDQIIVSVIAGLSIRTMQGLLDKEQPIVRTMPNTSSSIGLGATGIAFSKEVDEKGRRLALNIFEAVGLTTVIDEERMETLTGISGSGPAYIYYMMEAMIAAGIRGGLPLDQSTQLTVQTVLGAARMVQQTGEDPAALRKKVTSPNGSTQAAIEVLEQGDFFETVISAVNRCAERSREMGATLAKELHP, encoded by the coding sequence ATGTGTCAGCAACCTTCCATTCCACTTATGAATCATAATATTGTTTTTCATGGTGCAGGCTCAATGGCAGAAGCCATCGTTCGCGGGATGATTAGCCGCAATATTGTGAAATCCGACAATGTTATTATGCTTAATCGCAGCAGTAGTGAACGTCTGGCTGAACTAAGAAGCCGATATGGCGTTATTGGAACAAATGATCCTGAGCAAAAAACAGAGTATCTACGGAACTCACCAGTAATCGTGCTAGCGATGAAACCAAAAGACGCTGCAGAAGCGTTACGAGCACTCGGCCCACTTCTTTCTCCAGATCAGATCATTGTCTCTGTCATCGCTGGACTGTCTATTCGAACGATGCAGGGTCTGCTCGACAAAGAGCAACCTATCGTACGTACTATGCCAAATACCTCTAGTTCAATTGGTCTTGGTGCCACCGGCATAGCCTTCTCCAAAGAAGTCGATGAGAAAGGCCGACGCCTAGCACTTAACATCTTTGAAGCTGTTGGACTTACAACAGTTATTGATGAAGAACGCATGGAAACCTTGACGGGTATTTCCGGCAGTGGACCTGCTTACATTTATTACATGATGGAAGCCATGATCGCTGCTGGTATCCGGGGTGGACTGCCGCTTGATCAAAGTACGCAGCTAACCGTTCAAACGGTTCTAGGCGCTGCCCGAATGGTGCAGCAGACGGGTGAGGATCCAGCTGCTCTACGTAAGAAGGTTACTTCCCCGAATGGCTCCACACAAGCTGCGATAGAAGTGCTTGAGCAAGGGGACTTCTTTGAAACAGTCATTTCGGCAGTAAATCGATGTGCTGAGCGTTCCCGTGAAATGGGAGCTACTCTTGCGAAAGAGCTGCATCCATAA
- a CDS encoding glutamate-5-semialdehyde dehydrogenase — protein sequence MSEVINKAKLAKETTAVLANLTTGQKNEALLVMADALRREAPAIIAANTEDLERGRLSGTPESMLDRLALDVDRINSIAEGLQQIAVLPDPIGDTLESIERPNGLNIQKLRVPLGVIGIIYEARPNVTVDAAGLCLKTGNAVVLRGGSSALSSNRKIVEVLHSALAGTSMPQNALQLIEDPNRSSVDEMLKLNGLLDVIIPRGGSSLIQNVVLNATVPVIETGAGICHTYLDASALPEMAQNISINAKAQRPSVCNAMETLLIHKAYASEHLLSLAEAFRDAKVELRGCQETVSLVPWALPATLEDYATEYNDYILNIKIVSDLDEALLHIAQYGTKHSECIVTEDQNNASRFLQEVDAAAVYHNASTRFTDGFEFGFGAEIGISTQKLHARGPMGLPALTSTKYKIYGTGQIRG from the coding sequence ATGAGTGAAGTTATTAATAAAGCAAAATTAGCCAAAGAAACCACAGCAGTATTAGCTAACTTAACAACAGGCCAAAAAAATGAAGCACTGCTCGTTATGGCCGATGCACTTCGCCGCGAAGCCCCAGCGATTATCGCCGCTAATACAGAGGATCTTGAACGAGGACGTCTTTCTGGCACACCTGAGTCCATGCTCGACCGACTTGCATTAGATGTGGACCGAATCAACAGCATTGCCGAAGGACTTCAACAAATTGCCGTATTACCAGACCCTATCGGTGATACGCTAGAAAGCATTGAACGCCCGAATGGTCTCAACATCCAGAAGCTCCGTGTTCCGCTTGGTGTGATCGGTATCATCTACGAAGCGCGTCCAAATGTGACAGTAGATGCTGCTGGACTATGTCTCAAGACTGGCAACGCCGTTGTACTGCGTGGTGGTTCCTCTGCGCTGTCCTCCAACCGTAAAATTGTCGAGGTTCTACACAGTGCTCTCGCAGGAACTTCTATGCCACAGAACGCGCTACAGCTGATTGAAGATCCCAATCGTTCCTCTGTAGACGAAATGCTAAAGCTGAACGGACTCCTGGATGTGATTATCCCACGTGGAGGTAGTTCTCTTATTCAAAATGTGGTGCTTAACGCAACTGTTCCTGTAATTGAAACGGGAGCCGGCATCTGCCATACTTATCTCGACGCAAGCGCGTTGCCTGAAATGGCTCAAAATATTAGCATAAATGCCAAAGCACAGCGCCCTTCTGTCTGTAACGCCATGGAAACTTTACTTATTCATAAGGCATACGCAAGTGAACATCTGCTTTCTTTAGCCGAAGCCTTCCGTGATGCTAAAGTAGAATTACGAGGCTGTCAAGAAACGGTATCCCTCGTTCCATGGGCATTACCTGCAACTCTAGAGGACTATGCTACAGAATATAACGATTATATCCTGAACATCAAAATCGTTAGTGATTTGGACGAAGCCTTACTGCATATTGCCCAGTATGGTACAAAGCATTCAGAATGTATCGTAACAGAAGATCAGAATAATGCCTCACGCTTTTTGCAAGAGGTTGATGCTGCTGCTGTTTATCACAATGCCTCTACCCGTTTCACAGATGGCTTTGAATTTGGATTCGGTGCAGAGATTGGCATTAGTACGCAGAAACTCCACGCTCGGGGTCCGATGGGTCTGCCGGCCCTTACTTCAACCAAATATAAGATCTACGGAACGGGTCAAATTCGGGGTTAG
- the proB gene encoding glutamate 5-kinase, whose product MTTRIVVKIGSSSLTGTEGGLNHEAVSFFASEIAELKKNGCEVLLVTSGAVAAGFRSIGYPTRPKLLHEKQAAAAVGQVLLMQAYQEAFAKLGITTAQILLTRTDFCSRKAMNNAMMTVEELLRQGAVPVFNENDTVSVDELKFGDNDTLSALVANLLKASRLLVLTDMDGLYSGDPRKHPDAVRYQFVDDITPEIYAIAGGAGSSVGTGGMRSKIDAAKIATRGGVPVFVGRATEPGDLQLAAAGTGRGTYFATKLSSLPVKKQWLGFMSTPLGSLYVDEGAVEALLHGGHSLLPVGVKQIEGNFHAGDVVEVLGPDSKLLGRGIVNYDDSQLRSIQGLPSREIVPKLGEVHRLEVIHRDEWITLR is encoded by the coding sequence ATGACGACACGAATCGTAGTCAAAATAGGTAGCAGCTCGCTGACTGGAACTGAGGGCGGATTAAATCACGAAGCAGTCTCCTTCTTTGCTTCAGAGATTGCCGAATTAAAGAAAAACGGCTGCGAGGTGTTATTGGTAACCTCCGGTGCTGTAGCCGCAGGCTTTCGCAGTATCGGTTATCCTACACGGCCAAAACTTCTACACGAGAAGCAGGCCGCAGCAGCCGTAGGTCAAGTACTGCTCATGCAGGCATATCAAGAAGCCTTTGCCAAGCTTGGAATTACAACTGCCCAAATATTATTAACCCGTACCGATTTCTGCAGTCGAAAAGCAATGAATAATGCGATGATGACCGTAGAGGAGTTGTTACGGCAAGGGGCGGTGCCAGTATTTAACGAGAATGACACAGTGTCTGTGGATGAGCTTAAATTTGGTGATAACGATACTCTGTCAGCACTAGTCGCTAACCTATTGAAAGCCTCTAGACTACTGGTCTTAACCGACATGGATGGCTTATACAGTGGAGACCCTCGGAAGCATCCAGATGCTGTACGCTATCAGTTCGTTGATGATATTACACCGGAGATTTATGCTATTGCCGGCGGAGCTGGCTCTAGTGTAGGAACGGGGGGTATGCGCTCAAAAATTGATGCTGCCAAGATCGCTACACGAGGCGGTGTGCCTGTCTTTGTTGGTAGAGCTACCGAACCAGGTGATTTACAACTCGCAGCCGCGGGGACTGGTAGAGGCACCTATTTTGCAACCAAGCTATCGTCTCTCCCCGTCAAAAAGCAATGGCTAGGCTTTATGTCCACCCCACTCGGCTCGTTATACGTGGATGAGGGGGCCGTAGAAGCTCTACTCCATGGCGGTCACAGTCTGCTACCTGTCGGCGTCAAACAGATAGAAGGCAACTTTCACGCAGGTGATGTTGTAGAGGTCCTTGGACCTGATTCCAAGCTGCTGGGACGCGGGATTGTGAATTATGATGACTCGCAGCTACGCAGTATTCAAGGTTTACCAAGTCGTGAGATTGTACCAAAGCTGGGAGAAGTGCACCGGCTAGAGGTCATACACCGTGACGAATGGATTACACTGAGGTAA
- a CDS encoding LysR family transcriptional regulator, translating into MELRQLQYVLQIAAEKNFSRAADKLHIAQPSLSQQLSKLEKELGVLLFHRNTSSVELTYAGSKFVEQAQNIIDGVELLRQEMSDISELRTGRVVVGSMPITGAHLLPHVLPVFKQNYPEVEITLLEDSSMNLEKLTASGQTDLSLLSLPLEIPALAYEELGEERIDLAVPPEHPLAKRSLDGTRTSLEELKNEPFIVLKEGQGFRKMTVELCRKAGFEPRIVFESNNMETVQSLVATGMGVTLVPHFIARAPRSEFVPVYLPLADPAPSRTLVVAYRRGRYLSKAAKAFVETFKSTVSELTEE; encoded by the coding sequence ATGGAACTGAGACAACTGCAATATGTGCTGCAAATCGCAGCCGAAAAAAACTTCTCTCGTGCAGCGGACAAGCTGCACATTGCCCAGCCATCACTCAGTCAGCAGCTTTCCAAACTGGAAAAAGAGCTCGGCGTACTGCTGTTTCATCGTAATACCAGCTCCGTTGAACTGACCTATGCCGGTTCGAAATTCGTGGAGCAAGCCCAAAACATTATTGATGGTGTAGAACTGCTGCGACAAGAAATGTCTGATATTTCTGAACTGCGTACCGGGCGTGTTGTCGTTGGCAGTATGCCCATTACAGGTGCACATTTACTACCGCATGTGCTTCCGGTTTTTAAACAGAATTATCCTGAAGTAGAAATCACACTACTGGAAGACTCCTCTATGAATCTAGAGAAGCTCACTGCGAGTGGTCAGACCGATCTAAGCCTGCTCTCATTACCGCTCGAAATTCCGGCTCTAGCTTACGAAGAGCTTGGTGAGGAAAGGATTGATCTAGCAGTCCCACCCGAACATCCACTCGCTAAACGAAGCTTAGATGGAACAAGAACTTCTCTGGAAGAGCTGAAGAACGAGCCCTTTATCGTACTTAAGGAAGGTCAAGGTTTCCGTAAAATGACTGTAGAGCTGTGCCGGAAAGCCGGATTTGAGCCACGAATCGTCTTTGAGAGTAATAACATGGAGACGGTACAGTCTCTAGTTGCTACTGGTATGGGAGTCACTCTTGTACCTCATTTTATTGCTCGTGCACCGCGGAGTGAATTCGTTCCAGTTTACTTACCGCTCGCTGATCCTGCACCTAGCCGTACGCTAGTCGTGGCTTATCGACGTGGACGTTATTTATCCAAGGCCGCAAAGGCATTTGTAGAAACATTTAAATCAACAGTATCTGAATTAACCGAAGAGTAG
- a CDS encoding FAD-binding oxidoreductase has translation MKSGTRLTGRIIFKGDQGYDAARKNWDPHTDKFPKVFVFAQKTQDVANAIKWANENKIPIRARSGRHSLEVNLSQITGGIVIDVSEMKKIKLNKKSGTVVVGTGNTVGRIAHTLAGQGYMAPFGDSPTVGIGGITLGGGIGPLQRTVGLVSDNLIELEMVDAKGRIIRANKNSNADLLWASRGGGGGNFGVYTSYKFKVRPAPASATVFRITWPWDQFEKVFKAWQLWAPSVNTKLGSELSIGPKKGGNVTMLGLFLGSKAEASRLLKPVTSIGTPTNQIIRSLPYTKVVSFMLAPDPVLTQRVSNQFSSGFVRKPFPDKAIKSMREFLEKVEGEFAGFFFLNWGGAVSRKSLKSTAFYWRKAKFYVEWNSSWIKKSDAARNIFVVRNTRRKLQPFIVGSYINVPDQGIKNSGPVYYGANYPRLRRVKAKYDPGNIFNNPQSISPARKV, from the coding sequence GTGAAGTCAGGAACGAGACTTACCGGGCGAATTATTTTCAAAGGTGATCAAGGGTATGACGCGGCACGAAAAAATTGGGATCCGCATACCGACAAATTCCCGAAAGTGTTTGTCTTCGCACAAAAAACACAAGATGTTGCGAACGCCATAAAATGGGCTAATGAGAATAAAATCCCCATCCGAGCAAGAAGCGGTAGACATTCTCTGGAGGTTAATCTTTCACAGATCACCGGAGGAATTGTCATCGATGTAAGTGAAATGAAGAAAATCAAACTAAATAAAAAATCAGGAACTGTTGTTGTGGGTACTGGAAATACAGTGGGGAGAATTGCACACACGCTTGCTGGGCAAGGATATATGGCTCCCTTTGGTGATAGCCCTACGGTTGGAATCGGAGGCATCACCCTAGGCGGGGGAATCGGGCCGCTCCAACGAACCGTGGGCCTTGTTAGTGATAATCTTATCGAACTCGAAATGGTTGATGCCAAAGGGAGAATTATTCGTGCCAATAAGAATAGTAACGCTGATCTCCTCTGGGCTTCCCGCGGAGGTGGCGGGGGTAATTTCGGAGTTTACACCAGTTACAAATTCAAAGTACGTCCTGCTCCAGCTTCGGCTACCGTATTTCGCATCACCTGGCCCTGGGATCAGTTCGAGAAGGTATTCAAAGCTTGGCAGTTATGGGCTCCTTCCGTTAATACCAAACTGGGCAGTGAATTATCCATTGGTCCGAAAAAAGGTGGTAATGTCACTATGTTGGGGCTCTTCCTCGGATCAAAAGCAGAGGCTAGCCGCCTCTTAAAGCCAGTTACGAGCATTGGAACGCCTACGAATCAAATCATCCGCTCTTTGCCCTATACAAAAGTAGTGAGTTTTATGTTAGCTCCCGATCCAGTGCTAACTCAAAGAGTCAGCAACCAGTTCTCCAGCGGTTTCGTAAGAAAACCCTTCCCGGACAAGGCAATTAAGTCCATGCGTGAATTCTTAGAGAAAGTGGAGGGAGAGTTCGCAGGTTTCTTTTTCCTCAACTGGGGTGGAGCTGTAAGCCGTAAGTCACTTAAATCTACAGCCTTCTACTGGCGTAAAGCGAAATTCTATGTAGAGTGGAATAGCTCATGGATCAAGAAATCGGACGCTGCTAGAAATATATTCGTAGTACGAAATACACGTCGAAAGCTGCAACCTTTTATCGTGGGGAGCTACATCAACGTCCCAGACCAAGGAATTAAAAATTCCGGACCGGTATATTATGGAGCGAACTATCCTAGATTACGGAGAGTCAAAGCTAAATATGACCCGGGAAATATATTCAACAACCCTCAAAGCATCTCTCCGGCCCGCAAAGTGTAA
- the leuC gene encoding 3-isopropylmalate dehydratase large subunit, whose translation MSNKTMFEKIWDNHVIHQEEGKPSIIYIDLHLVHEVTSPQAFEGLRLSNRKVRRPELTFATMDHNVPTKDRFNIKDPISKQQIDTLSKNCADFGVRLFDLNDIDQGVVHVMGPEIGLTHPGKTIVCGDSHTSTHGAFGALAFGIGTSEVEHVMATQCLQQSKAKTMEVRFTGKRNPGVTAKDMILGVIAKYGTDFATGYVIEYTGEAIRELSMEERMTVCNMSIEGGARAGLIAPDETTFDYLRGRQYVPQGEAYDAAVETWKGLVSDEGAQYDTVVDFDVESLIPQVTWGTSPGMGTDINSSVPNPADFTTENERKAAEKALEYMDLTPGTPISEIPIDYVFIGSCTNGRIEDLRAAAVVAKGHKVSDKVTAIVVPGSGRVKMQAEKEGLDKVFTDAGFEWREAGCSMCLAMNPDVLQPGQRCASTSNRNFEGRQGRGGRTHLVSPAMAAAAAIKGRFTDVRDWNYKTEAVSS comes from the coding sequence ATGAGCAACAAGACAATGTTTGAGAAAATTTGGGATAATCATGTTATTCATCAAGAGGAAGGTAAGCCTAGCATTATTTATATCGATCTGCATTTGGTTCATGAAGTAACTTCCCCACAAGCTTTCGAAGGACTTCGCCTCAGTAACCGTAAGGTTCGCCGTCCTGAACTAACGTTCGCTACGATGGACCACAACGTGCCTACCAAGGATCGTTTTAACATTAAGGATCCAATTTCTAAGCAACAAATTGATACGCTTTCTAAGAACTGTGCTGATTTTGGTGTGAGATTGTTCGACTTGAATGATATTGATCAAGGCGTTGTACACGTAATGGGTCCTGAAATCGGCTTGACTCACCCGGGCAAAACTATTGTTTGTGGTGACAGCCACACCTCCACACATGGAGCTTTCGGTGCGCTGGCCTTTGGTATCGGAACTAGCGAAGTTGAACATGTAATGGCTACCCAATGTTTGCAACAATCGAAAGCTAAGACTATGGAAGTTCGCTTTACGGGTAAACGCAACCCTGGTGTAACAGCAAAAGATATGATTCTAGGTGTTATTGCTAAATACGGAACTGATTTTGCAACAGGTTATGTTATTGAGTATACAGGCGAGGCTATTCGTGAGCTGTCGATGGAAGAACGTATGACAGTCTGCAACATGTCGATCGAAGGTGGAGCAAGAGCCGGCTTGATCGCTCCAGATGAAACTACATTTGACTATCTGCGTGGACGTCAGTATGTGCCGCAAGGCGAAGCTTATGACGCTGCTGTTGAAACATGGAAGGGGCTTGTAAGCGACGAGGGAGCTCAGTACGATACGGTTGTTGATTTCGATGTGGAGTCTTTGATTCCTCAAGTAACCTGGGGAACTAGCCCGGGTATGGGAACGGACATCAACTCAAGTGTACCGAATCCGGCTGATTTCACCACAGAAAATGAACGTAAAGCTGCTGAAAAAGCACTTGAATATATGGATTTGACTCCGGGTACGCCAATTTCTGAAATTCCGATTGACTATGTATTTATCGGTTCTTGTACGAACGGACGGATCGAAGATTTGAGAGCCGCAGCCGTGGTTGCAAAAGGTCATAAGGTATCTGATAAGGTTACAGCAATTGTTGTACCAGGTTCTGGTCGTGTTAAAATGCAGGCTGAGAAGGAAGGGCTTGATAAAGTCTTTACGGATGCGGGCTTTGAATGGCGCGAAGCGGGATGCAGCATGTGCCTTGCGATGAACCCTGATGTACTGCAACCTGGGCAGCGCTGCGCATCTACCTCGAACCGTAACTTTGAAGGACGTCAAGGACGCGGTGGACGCACGCATCTGGTATCCCCAGCTATGGCTGCTGCAGCTGCAATAAAAGGTCGTTTCACTGATGTACGTGATTGGAACTATAAGACGGAAGCCGTCAGCTCATAG
- the leuD gene encoding 3-isopropylmalate dehydratase small subunit: protein MDAFKKLTGIVAPVDRVNVDTDAIIPKQFLKRIERTGFGQFLFFEWRFDEAGNDNAAFEMNKPRYKGASVLISRANFGCGSSREHAPWAIMDYGFRVVIAPSYADIFYNNCFKNGILPIKLSEEQVDELFNRTAKHEGYQLTVDLESNTLHDEFGLSINFDLDEHRRQFLLQGLDDIGLTLQHADEIAAYEERHAAKLFS from the coding sequence ATGGATGCTTTTAAAAAATTAACAGGAATTGTTGCACCAGTAGATCGGGTGAATGTAGATACGGATGCGATTATCCCAAAGCAGTTCTTGAAACGGATTGAACGGACGGGATTTGGACAATTTTTGTTCTTCGAATGGCGTTTTGATGAAGCTGGTAACGATAACGCTGCTTTTGAAATGAATAAACCACGCTATAAAGGTGCTTCTGTCTTGATCTCGCGTGCTAACTTTGGCTGTGGTTCCTCACGGGAACATGCACCTTGGGCGATTATGGATTATGGGTTCAGAGTTGTCATTGCACCTTCTTATGCAGATATCTTCTACAACAACTGCTTTAAGAATGGCATTCTGCCGATTAAGCTTTCGGAAGAGCAAGTTGATGAGCTGTTTAATCGGACAGCTAAGCATGAAGGCTACCAGCTGACAGTGGATCTTGAGAGCAATACACTTCATGATGAATTTGGATTGAGTATCAACTTTGATTTGGATGAGCACCGCCGTCAGTTCTTGCTGCAAGGTTTGGATGATATCGGGTTGACCCTTCAGCACGCAGATGAAATTGCTGCTTATGAAGAGCGTCATGCGGCCAAGTTATTCTCTTAA